In the bacterium genome, one interval contains:
- a CDS encoding sugar ABC transporter permease, with protein MRRERAAFAAGMMAPTLLWTAVVLIYPIWVTVRNSFYQVGAGLDPHPPFVGFGNYTALLSDGIFWHSVRITAVFTAGNVAGSFGLGLLTALVLHQPFRGRPLARAVLLLPWALPQVAAVVVWRWLLQAQYGAANYLLWRLHLIAAPSVPWLVRPNLGLYAVLATTVWWQYPIAATFLQAGIESIPLELFEAARMDGANAWHRFRHVIWPGLRHVRNILLLLLLFGSLGQVIIIWTLTGGGPARATQTLGILVYTRAFSDFQFGSAAALGTIVLAISLLIGVAYYRLTLRSVTEV; from the coding sequence ATGCGGCGGGAACGCGCCGCGTTCGCCGCCGGAATGATGGCGCCCACCCTCCTGTGGACGGCCGTCGTTCTGATCTACCCGATCTGGGTGACCGTTCGGAACAGCTTCTATCAGGTCGGGGCGGGACTCGACCCCCATCCGCCCTTCGTGGGATTCGGGAACTACACCGCGCTTCTTTCCGATGGGATCTTCTGGCACTCCGTACGGATCACAGCCGTGTTCACGGCCGGCAACGTGGCCGGGTCATTCGGCCTGGGTCTGCTCACCGCGCTCGTGCTACACCAGCCCTTCCGCGGACGGCCGCTGGCGCGGGCCGTGCTCTTGCTCCCCTGGGCGCTGCCCCAGGTCGCCGCCGTTGTTGTGTGGAGGTGGCTCCTTCAAGCCCAGTACGGCGCCGCCAACTATCTCCTGTGGCGTCTCCACCTGATCGCCGCCCCCAGCGTGCCGTGGTTGGTCAGGCCCAACCTCGGTCTCTACGCGGTGCTGGCCACGACCGTCTGGTGGCAGTACCCGATCGCGGCCACGTTTCTTCAGGCGGGGATCGAGTCGATCCCGCTGGAACTGTTCGAGGCCGCGCGGATGGATGGGGCCAACGCCTGGCACCGGTTCCGGCACGTCATCTGGCCGGGCCTGCGGCACGTGCGCAACATCCTGCTGCTCTTGCTGCTCTTCGGGTCGCTGGGCCAGGTCATCATTATCTGGACGCTGACCGGCGGCGGCCCGGCCCGGGCGACCCAGACGCTGGGCATCCTCGTCTACACCCGGGCGTTCTCGGACTTCCAGTTCGGAAGCGCGGCTGCGCTTGGGACCATCGTGCTCGCGATCTCCTTGCTCATCGGGGTGGCCTACTATCGACTGACCCTGCGGTCCGTGACGGAGGTGTAG